A DNA window from Bacteroidales bacterium contains the following coding sequences:
- a CDS encoding EamA family transporter has protein sequence MWLILAFISAALLGIYDIFKKSALRNNAVIPVLFLNTLFCSLLFLPLIIASRVAPEILQQTIFYVPQAPLEQHLYIMLKAVIVLTSWILAYFAIKHLPITIASPIKASQPVLTLLGAMLIFGEQLNLYQWIGVILAISSFLMLSWSGKSEGINFKHNKWILFIVLATIAGAASGLYDKYLMSNGFDRMTVQVWYTYYQMALMAIVLIFLWYPTRKNTTPFRWTPAILCVSLFLVAADFIYFYALSYPDSMISVVSMSRRSGVVVAFIGGASFFKEKNIRKKSLDLALVLLGMYFLYLGSK, from the coding sequence ATGTGGCTAATATTGGCATTCATATCGGCAGCACTGTTGGGAATATATGACATATTCAAAAAATCGGCACTCAGAAACAATGCGGTTATACCTGTACTATTCCTAAATACACTATTTTGCAGTCTGCTGTTTTTGCCTTTAATTATAGCATCACGTGTAGCACCAGAAATACTACAGCAAACAATTTTTTACGTACCTCAGGCACCACTTGAACAACACCTATACATAATGCTTAAGGCTGTAATAGTGCTAACATCATGGATACTCGCATACTTTGCAATAAAACACTTGCCCATAACAATAGCATCGCCCATAAAAGCATCACAGCCCGTACTAACCCTATTGGGAGCAATGCTAATATTTGGAGAGCAACTTAATCTATATCAATGGATAGGAGTAATACTAGCCATAAGTTCCTTTCTAATGCTCTCGTGGAGTGGCAAAAGCGAGGGGATAAACTTTAAACACAACAAATGGATACTCTTTATAGTATTAGCAACCATAGCAGGGGCAGCAAGCGGACTCTACGATAAATACCTTATGAGTAACGGGTTTGACCGCATGACCGTTCAAGTATGGTACACCTACTACCAAATGGCACTAATGGCAATAGTCCTAATATTCTTATGGTATCCCACACGCAAAAATACCACACCGTTCCGTTGGACACCAGCTATACTTTGCGTATCGCTCTTTCTTGTTGCGGCTGACTTCATATACTTCTATGCCCTTTCGTATCCCGACTCAATGATATCGGTAGTATCAATGAGTCGCCGTAGCGGAGTGGTGGTAGCTTTTATAGGAGGAGCCTCATTCTTTAAAGAGAAAAACATTCGCAAAAAGAGCCTCGATTTAGCATTGGTACTATTAGGAATGTATTTCTTGTATTTAGGAAGCAAATAG